A single region of the Cereibacter sphaeroides 2.4.1 genome encodes:
- the ilvN gene encoding acetolactate synthase small subunit gives MAPLNIKQGSTQHSAYDLRDPNSDVIEQHTLALVVDNESGVLARVIGLFSGRGYNIDSLTVAEVDHTGHRSRITIVTRGTPAVIEQIKAQLARLVPVHEVHDLTVEGPSVQRELALFKVSGKGEARIEALRLAEIFRAKVVDSTLESFVFEITGTPEKIDALADLMRPLGLREMARTGVAALSRGI, from the coding sequence ATGGCGCCGCTCAACATCAAGCAGGGATCGACCCAGCATTCGGCCTACGATCTGCGCGACCCCAATTCGGACGTCATCGAGCAGCATACGCTGGCGCTCGTGGTGGACAACGAGAGCGGGGTTCTCGCGCGGGTGATCGGGCTCTTCTCGGGCCGCGGCTACAACATCGACAGCCTGACCGTGGCCGAGGTGGACCATACCGGCCACCGCAGCCGCATCACCATCGTCACCCGCGGCACGCCCGCGGTGATCGAGCAGATCAAGGCGCAGCTGGCGCGTCTGGTGCCGGTGCATGAGGTGCACGACCTGACGGTGGAAGGCCCCTCGGTGCAGCGCGAACTGGCGCTGTTCAAGGTCTCCGGCAAGGGCGAGGCGCGGATCGAGGCGCTGCGGCTGGCGGAGATCTTCCGCGCCAAGGTGGTCGATTCGACGCTGGAGAGCTTCGTGTTCGAGATCACCGGCACGCCGGAGAAGATCGACGCTCTGGCCGATCTCATGCGGCCGCTGGGCCTGCGCGAGATGGCGCGGACCGGCGTTGCGGCGCTCTCGCGCGGGATCTGA
- a CDS encoding acetolactate synthase 3 large subunit — protein sequence MTEVMSGARMVVQALKDQGVDTVFGYPGGAVLPIYDEIFQQNDIRHILVRHEQGAVHMAEGYARSTGKPGVVLVTSGPGATNAVTGLVDALMDSIPLVVLSGQVPTFMIGTDGFQEADTVGITRPCTKHNWLVKDTARLAETIHQAFHVATHGRPGPVLVDIPKDVQFATATYQPPQKARVDHYQPKVKGDIEAITRMVELIETAERPVFYTGGGVINSGSAASQLLREFVDATGFPITSTLMGLGAYPASGKGWLGMLGMHGLYEANLAMHGCDLMINVGARFDDRITGRVKDFSPFSQKVHIDIDPSSINKVIRADVPIIGDVGHVLEDALRLWKSRGRKVNREALAEWWKQIAEWKAVNCLDYAPSSKLIKPQHALQRLEALTKGMDRYITTEVGQHQMWAAQFLGFEGPNRWMTSGGLGTMGYGLPASIGVQVAHPEALVINIAGDASFLMNMQEIGTAMQFRLPVKQFILNNERLGMVRQWQQLLHGQRYSQSWSESLPDFVKLAEAFGAKGIQCADPADLDDAIREMIAYDGPVVFDCLVEKHENCFPMIPSGRPHNEMLLGDAETEGAIGAKGAVLV from the coding sequence ATGACCGAGGTGATGAGCGGCGCGCGGATGGTGGTCCAGGCCCTGAAGGATCAGGGGGTGGACACGGTGTTCGGCTATCCGGGCGGTGCCGTGCTGCCGATCTACGACGAGATCTTCCAGCAGAACGACATCCGGCACATCCTCGTGCGGCACGAACAGGGCGCGGTCCATATGGCCGAGGGCTATGCGCGCTCGACGGGCAAGCCGGGCGTCGTCCTCGTCACCTCCGGCCCCGGCGCCACGAATGCCGTCACCGGCCTCGTCGATGCGCTGATGGATTCGATCCCGCTCGTCGTCCTCTCGGGTCAGGTCCCCACCTTCATGATCGGCACCGACGGCTTCCAGGAGGCCGATACGGTGGGCATCACCCGCCCCTGCACCAAGCACAACTGGCTGGTGAAGGACACGGCCAGGCTCGCCGAGACGATCCATCAGGCCTTCCATGTGGCGACCCACGGCCGGCCGGGGCCGGTGCTGGTCGACATCCCGAAGGATGTTCAGTTCGCGACCGCGACCTACCAGCCGCCGCAGAAGGCGCGGGTCGATCATTACCAGCCGAAGGTGAAGGGCGACATCGAGGCCATCACGCGCATGGTCGAGCTGATCGAGACCGCCGAGCGGCCGGTCTTCTACACCGGCGGCGGCGTCATCAACTCGGGCAGCGCGGCCAGCCAGCTCTTGCGCGAGTTCGTCGATGCGACGGGCTTCCCGATCACCTCGACCCTGATGGGGCTCGGGGCCTATCCGGCCAGCGGCAAGGGCTGGCTGGGGATGCTCGGGATGCACGGCCTCTACGAGGCCAACCTCGCGATGCACGGCTGTGACCTGATGATCAATGTGGGCGCGCGCTTCGACGACCGGATCACCGGCCGGGTGAAGGATTTCTCGCCCTTCTCGCAGAAGGTCCATATCGACATCGATCCCTCCTCGATCAACAAGGTGATCCGGGCGGACGTGCCGATCATCGGCGACGTGGGCCATGTGCTCGAGGATGCGCTGCGCCTGTGGAAGTCGCGCGGGCGCAAGGTGAACCGCGAGGCCTTGGCCGAGTGGTGGAAGCAGATCGCCGAATGGAAGGCGGTGAACTGCCTCGACTACGCGCCCTCCTCGAAGCTCATCAAGCCGCAGCATGCGCTGCAGCGGCTCGAGGCGCTGACGAAGGGGATGGACCGCTACATCACCACCGAAGTGGGCCAGCATCAGATGTGGGCGGCGCAGTTCCTGGGCTTCGAGGGCCCGAACCGCTGGATGACCTCGGGCGGGCTCGGAACCATGGGCTACGGCCTGCCCGCCTCGATCGGCGTGCAGGTGGCCCATCCCGAGGCGCTGGTCATCAATATCGCGGGCGACGCCTCGTTCCTGATGAACATGCAGGAGATCGGCACGGCGATGCAGTTCCGCCTGCCGGTGAAGCAGTTCATCCTGAACAACGAGCGGCTCGGCATGGTGCGGCAGTGGCAGCAGCTTCTGCACGGCCAGCGCTATTCGCAATCCTGGAGCGAGAGCCTGCCCGACTTCGTGAAGCTCGCCGAGGCCTTCGGGGCCAAGGGCATCCAGTGCGCGGATCCGGCCGATCTCGACGATGCGATCCGCGAGATGATCGCCTATGACGGGCCGGTGGTGTTCGACTGCCTCGTCGAGAAGCACGAGAACTGCTTCCCGATGATCCCCTCGGGGCGGCCGCACAACGAGATGCTGCTGGGCGATGCCGAGACCGAGGGCGCCATCGGCGCCAAGGGGGCGGTGCTTGTCTGA